A genomic stretch from Desulfocurvibacter africanus subsp. africanus DSM 2603 includes:
- a CDS encoding rod shape-determining protein — MSKVFDKALGYFSNDLAIDLGTANTLVYVKGKGIMLDEPSVVAVKEDSRGKKVLAVGHEAKKMLGRTPGNIVAIRPMKDGVIADFEITEAMLRHFISKVHNSRRLVRPRIIICVPTGITQVEKRAVKESAQSAGAREVYLIEEPMAAAIGAGLPITEPTSNMVVDIGGGTTEVAVISLAGIVYSKSVRVGGDKMDEAIMQYVKRKYNMLIGESTAEIVKKTIGSAFPNAIDGSMDLKGRDLVTGIPQNITITSEEVRKAIAEQVDAILQGVRIALEQTPPELAADIVDRGIVITGGGALLHGLDQLLREETRLPITVVDEPLKAVVRGSGIALDDLDTYREVCVD, encoded by the coding sequence ATGTCGAAAGTCTTCGATAAGGCCCTGGGCTATTTTTCCAACGACCTGGCCATTGACCTTGGCACGGCCAATACCCTCGTCTATGTTAAGGGTAAGGGCATAATGCTCGATGAGCCGTCGGTGGTCGCCGTCAAGGAAGACAGCCGCGGCAAGAAGGTGCTGGCCGTCGGGCATGAGGCCAAGAAGATGCTCGGCCGCACGCCTGGGAATATCGTGGCGATCCGGCCCATGAAGGACGGCGTCATCGCCGACTTCGAGATCACCGAGGCCATGCTGCGCCATTTTATTTCCAAGGTGCACAACTCCAGGCGGCTGGTCCGTCCGCGCATCATCATCTGCGTGCCCACGGGCATTACCCAGGTGGAGAAGCGCGCCGTCAAGGAGTCGGCTCAGAGCGCCGGAGCGCGCGAGGTCTATCTCATCGAGGAGCCCATGGCGGCTGCCATCGGCGCCGGGCTGCCCATCACCGAGCCTACTTCCAACATGGTCGTGGACATCGGTGGCGGCACCACCGAGGTAGCGGTCATCTCTTTGGCCGGCATCGTCTACTCCAAGTCGGTACGCGTTGGCGGCGACAAGATGGACGAAGCCATCATGCAATACGTCAAGCGCAAGTACAACATGCTCATCGGTGAGTCCACGGCCGAGATCGTCAAGAAGACCATCGGCTCGGCTTTCCCCAACGCCATCGACGGCAGCATGGATCTCAAGGGCCGCGACCTGGTGACCGGCATACCCCAGAACATCACCATCACTTCCGAGGAAGTGCGCAAGGCCATTGCCGAGCAGGTGGACGCCATTCTGCAGGGTGTTCGCATCGCACTTGAGCAGACCCCGCCCGAGTTGGCCGCCGACATCGTGGACCGCGGCATCGTGATCACCGGCGGCGGCGCACTGCTGCACGGGCTTGATCAACTCCTGCGCGAAGAGACCCGCTTGCCCATCACCGTGGTGGACGAGCCGCTCAAGGCCGTGGTTCGCGGTTCCGGCATCGCCCTCGACGATCTGGATACGTATCGGGAAGTCTGCGTCGATTAA
- the mrdA gene encoding penicillin-binding protein 2 yields MSVAYEPEGQQPPRHGLILLQALIMALFCAFALRLWYLQVHKGEQFAQKARENRLRQEFVYAPRGLIYDRDGVLVAVNEPAYALGLIREDVADIEKTLAQVSEWTGQDIAELRTVYRQGRKKVKPFDRIILAPNISFDLLSSIEAGSHRWPGLEIMVRPRRNYPQGPLLSQILGYVAEANDEEITRDPDLQLADTVGKQGLEYVLESQLRGRKGLRQMEVDASGRLLNERQVSQPSSGQSVTMAIDLDLQQFATEEMEKLGHAGAVVVMEPFTGQVLAMVSTPTFDNNAFASGLSTEQWAALRDDPRHPLQNKATQGVYPPGSTFKLLVALAGLHEGIIDPSETVFCGGEMKLGRRVFRCWNKHGHGRVDLKRGLVESCDVYFYEMGNRLGVDRMEAFAKASGFGSTTGIDLPHEKGGLIPSRNWKLQRFGERWQGGENLNFAIGQGYTLVSPLQLARFVSSLLNGGFLLKPLLVDSDEPVVQGRLLATAQQIKMVLDTMVATVDMDRGTARRLRRPDARMGGKTGTAQVVKLKTEDRGKKTEEIAYEFRDHAWLVSWGVKDGRAVVIVCLVEHGGHGGEAAGPVSRAIYDYLFGPLGGTSTTMDNWPYIASVEPNPLDKYAIPLQIVPKTAAKAGKTGKSGKLAAPKSMTQPVGLVSADTTEGANSVSR; encoded by the coding sequence GTGTCCGTAGCTTATGAGCCGGAGGGACAGCAGCCTCCACGCCATGGGCTCATCCTGCTCCAGGCGCTCATCATGGCCCTGTTCTGCGCCTTTGCCCTACGATTATGGTACCTGCAGGTGCACAAGGGCGAACAGTTCGCGCAAAAGGCCCGCGAGAATCGTCTGCGGCAAGAATTCGTCTACGCGCCTCGCGGCCTCATCTACGATCGTGACGGAGTGCTCGTAGCTGTAAACGAGCCCGCCTATGCGCTGGGGCTAATCCGGGAAGACGTAGCCGATATCGAAAAGACCCTGGCCCAGGTTTCGGAGTGGACCGGTCAGGACATCGCCGAACTGCGCACCGTTTACCGGCAAGGCCGCAAGAAGGTGAAGCCTTTCGACCGTATCATCCTCGCCCCGAACATTTCCTTTGACCTGCTTTCCAGCATCGAAGCTGGCTCGCATCGTTGGCCTGGGCTTGAAATCATGGTCCGTCCGCGCCGAAATTATCCTCAAGGACCCCTGCTCTCCCAGATTCTGGGCTATGTGGCCGAGGCAAACGATGAGGAAATCACGCGCGACCCCGACCTGCAGCTTGCCGACACCGTGGGCAAGCAGGGCCTCGAATATGTTCTCGAGTCTCAGCTGCGTGGCCGCAAGGGGCTGCGGCAGATGGAGGTGGATGCCTCGGGTCGGCTGCTCAACGAGAGACAGGTCAGTCAGCCTAGCTCGGGTCAGAGTGTGACCATGGCTATCGATTTGGATCTGCAACAGTTCGCCACGGAGGAGATGGAAAAGCTGGGTCATGCGGGCGCGGTAGTCGTCATGGAGCCCTTCACGGGACAGGTCTTGGCCATGGTTTCCACCCCGACTTTTGACAATAACGCATTTGCTTCGGGTCTATCGACGGAGCAGTGGGCCGCCCTGCGCGACGATCCTCGGCATCCTTTGCAGAACAAGGCCACCCAGGGCGTATACCCTCCAGGCTCCACCTTCAAGTTGCTTGTGGCTCTGGCCGGCTTGCACGAGGGGATCATCGACCCGAGCGAGACGGTCTTCTGCGGCGGAGAAATGAAGCTTGGAAGGCGCGTGTTCCGTTGTTGGAATAAGCACGGCCACGGCCGCGTGGACTTGAAGCGCGGCCTGGTGGAATCATGCGACGTCTATTTTTATGAAATGGGCAACCGGCTTGGCGTGGATCGGATGGAAGCCTTTGCCAAGGCCTCCGGGTTCGGCTCCACTACGGGCATAGACCTGCCTCACGAGAAGGGTGGGCTCATACCCAGCCGGAACTGGAAGCTGCAGCGCTTCGGCGAGCGTTGGCAGGGTGGCGAGAATCTGAATTTCGCCATCGGCCAGGGCTACACGCTGGTCTCTCCGCTACAGTTGGCGCGTTTCGTGTCCTCTCTGCTTAACGGCGGTTTCCTGCTCAAGCCCTTGCTTGTGGATTCGGACGAGCCGGTAGTGCAGGGACGACTGCTTGCCACTGCTCAGCAGATCAAAATGGTGCTGGATACCATGGTGGCCACGGTGGATATGGATCGAGGCACTGCCAGGCGTTTGCGGCGGCCCGATGCGCGCATGGGCGGCAAGACGGGCACTGCGCAGGTGGTCAAGCTCAAGACCGAGGATCGGGGCAAGAAGACCGAGGAGATCGCTTACGAATTCCGCGACCATGCCTGGCTCGTAAGCTGGGGCGTGAAGGACGGCAGGGCCGTGGTAATTGTATGCCTGGTGGAGCACGGCGGCCATGGCGGCGAGGCGGCTGGTCCCGTGTCCCGCGCCATCTACGACTACCTTTTTGGCCCGCTTGGCGGAACCTCGACGACCATGGACAACTGGCCTTACATTGCGAGTGTTGAGCCAAATCCCTTGGATAAGTATGCCATTCCCCTCCAAATTGTCCCCAAAACAGCCGCAAAGGCAGGTAAAACCGGCAAATCCGGCAAGCTTGCAGCTCCGAAGTCAATGACGCAACCCGTGGGCCTGGTCTCTGCCGACACGACGGAGGGTGCAAATAGTGTCTCCCGTTGA
- a CDS encoding TraR/DksA family transcriptional regulator, whose amino-acid sequence MLPMEKATLKNRIIDDMRGLEVHVEELKTLSAPETPDCSVGRLGRMGGLASRAVNEAALQSAMTRLIGLRRVMACIDSPEFGLCEECGEKIPIKRLMAMPETRFCVHCAQMVQG is encoded by the coding sequence ATGCTGCCTATGGAAAAGGCAACGCTTAAGAACCGGATTATCGACGATATGCGTGGACTGGAAGTCCATGTGGAAGAACTTAAGACCCTGTCCGCGCCCGAGACCCCGGATTGTTCCGTGGGAAGGCTTGGGCGCATGGGCGGGCTGGCCAGTCGGGCGGTCAACGAAGCAGCGCTTCAATCCGCCATGACCAGGCTAATCGGGCTCAGGCGCGTGATGGCCTGCATCGACAGCCCTGAATTCGGCCTGTGCGAGGAATGCGGCGAGAAGATTCCAATCAAGCGGCTCATGGCCATGCCGGAGACCCGCTTCTGCGTGCATTGCGCGCAGATGGTCCAAGGCTAG
- a CDS encoding methylated-DNA--[protein]-cysteine S-methyltransferase encodes MSFEVIISKPLCLSLHWESDSIAAIGLDWAGPDAPSGPEPTSRYGRALAQTLTRYLAGERVEWPELPLAMDGLTPFRREVSETLAKDVRHGQLTTYGQLASLVGRPGAARAVGRVMATNPWPLVVPCHRVIGTGGNLTGFGPGIAMKKFLLDLEQTSQSG; translated from the coding sequence ATGAGCTTCGAAGTCATCATCTCAAAACCGCTATGCCTGTCCCTACATTGGGAATCGGATAGCATTGCGGCCATTGGACTGGACTGGGCAGGCCCTGACGCCCCATCCGGTCCTGAACCTACAAGCAGATACGGGCGCGCCTTGGCCCAAACGTTGACCCGCTACCTGGCCGGCGAGCGCGTGGAGTGGCCCGAGCTGCCGCTCGCCATGGACGGACTAACTCCTTTCCGTCGCGAAGTGAGTGAGACCCTGGCTAAGGACGTGCGGCATGGCCAGCTCACGACCTATGGCCAACTAGCGTCCCTCGTCGGCAGGCCCGGAGCTGCCCGAGCGGTGGGCCGAGTCATGGCCACCAATCCCTGGCCCCTGGTAGTGCCCTGCCACCGGGTCATCGGGACGGGCGGAAACCTGACCGGCTTCGGGCCGGGCATTGCAATGAAAAAATTCCTCCTCGACCTTGAACAGACTTCGCAGAGCGGTTAG
- the mreC gene encoding rod shape-determining protein MreC yields the protein MRAGFVSRRIFLLLLIALFLYLSLYTWNLRYGYLDRLSEITGLEIAGTLLRPGNWVADEVSLRWRRYVHLVDVEQENERLRTALARMALDMARLREDSAKAKRLEHILEFKPPEQWQRQGARVIAHRLGPIGTLETFLVDKGAGDGIYDDAPAITADGAVGRILRVSPNNATVLLLSDPNSRIPVQGRDSRTTGVLMGHGQGEPLSVNYVPLNEPIEVGEILVSSGLARVFPKGVPVARVVTVERSDISLFKTVLAEPLVDVRNLEEVLLLTRQVVAEPETGVAEAVAPSTPAAKGGSAGISQPKGATPHNAQSQKPAVAQPQATHKQAEQNPPATQKRATPAAQTKPARPQADQASKPQGAQTDVSPAALTRKAQDSQAPKPQAAQTPRFQDAQVRNPLPPKAVEQSAQAAQERTPLVREAASKPQAATTQPQAQPNPAQPVPAQAASKEIKSTPVARIPAPEATTGPTGNPQPPTSTQQPEPNANQVATPATQIISIPEAQPKEMAGQTAPAQAQERSPQLTDKVEGPTAQSTWPPALQSPPVSAPTSPQPAPVSQSEPAEQP from the coding sequence ATGCGTGCAGGCTTCGTTTCAAGGCGAATCTTTCTCCTGTTGCTCATCGCCCTGTTCCTGTACCTGAGCTTGTACACCTGGAACCTGCGCTACGGTTATCTCGACCGTCTCTCGGAGATCACGGGCCTGGAGATTGCCGGCACTCTTCTGCGGCCTGGCAACTGGGTTGCGGACGAGGTCAGCCTGCGCTGGCGACGTTACGTGCACCTGGTGGACGTGGAGCAGGAGAATGAACGGCTGCGGACGGCATTGGCGCGCATGGCTTTGGATATGGCCCGCCTGCGCGAGGACTCGGCCAAGGCCAAACGCCTGGAACACATCCTTGAGTTCAAACCTCCCGAACAGTGGCAACGTCAGGGGGCAAGAGTCATCGCCCATCGCCTGGGCCCCATCGGAACCCTTGAGACATTTTTGGTGGATAAGGGCGCAGGCGACGGCATATACGATGATGCGCCGGCCATAACCGCGGATGGCGCGGTGGGCCGCATCCTGCGTGTCTCGCCGAATAATGCCACGGTGCTTCTGTTGAGTGACCCCAATAGCCGTATACCCGTGCAGGGCCGTGATTCGCGCACGACGGGCGTGCTCATGGGCCATGGCCAGGGTGAGCCGCTCAGCGTCAACTATGTGCCGCTTAACGAGCCTATCGAGGTGGGTGAGATCCTGGTCAGCTCCGGCTTGGCGCGCGTATTCCCCAAGGGTGTTCCCGTGGCTCGCGTGGTCACTGTGGAGCGTTCGGACATCTCCCTGTTCAAGACCGTGCTCGCCGAACCGCTGGTGGACGTCCGCAACCTGGAAGAAGTTCTTCTGCTTACCAGGCAGGTCGTTGCGGAACCCGAAACAGGAGTAGCCGAAGCCGTAGCGCCTTCGACGCCTGCGGCGAAAGGCGGCTCGGCTGGCATTTCCCAGCCCAAGGGCGCCACGCCCCACAACGCGCAGAGCCAAAAGCCAGCTGTAGCCCAGCCCCAAGCTACCCACAAGCAGGCTGAGCAAAATCCTCCGGCAACGCAGAAACGCGCTACGCCCGCTGCCCAGACCAAGCCGGCGAGGCCTCAAGCGGATCAGGCCTCGAAGCCGCAAGGCGCGCAAACGGACGTGTCTCCGGCTGCCCTAACGCGGAAAGCTCAGGACAGTCAGGCTCCTAAGCCCCAAGCTGCGCAAACGCCAAGGTTTCAGGATGCCCAGGTGCGGAATCCGTTGCCTCCAAAGGCCGTGGAGCAGAGCGCACAGGCGGCCCAGGAACGCACACCGCTCGTCCGGGAGGCCGCCTCCAAGCCGCAGGCCGCGACCACGCAGCCGCAAGCGCAACCCAACCCGGCCCAGCCCGTTCCAGCTCAAGCCGCTTCGAAAGAGATAAAGAGCACGCCGGTCGCTCGAATTCCCGCGCCCGAAGCAACGACCGGTCCAACAGGAAATCCTCAGCCTCCCACCTCGACCCAGCAGCCAGAGCCAAACGCCAATCAGGTAGCGACACCTGCGACGCAAATTATTTCGATTCCCGAGGCCCAGCCCAAGGAGATGGCAGGTCAGACCGCCCCGGCGCAAGCTCAAGAGCGCTCTCCGCAGTTAACTGACAAGGTTGAGGGCCCGACAGCCCAATCGACCTGGCCTCCGGCCTTGCAGTCGCCTCCGGTTTCGGCCCCAACCAGTCCTCAGCCTGCCCCAGTCAGCCAATCGGAACCAGCGGAGCAGCCATGA
- a CDS encoding 30S ribosomal protein S1, whose product MTNATQSMEKTVTHGGDADFAENIDFASALDNYLNEDFGAIEDGNIVSGEVVKIDTDHVLVDVNFKSEGQLPIGEFTDSNGNVTVKVGDKVDVFVVRKDEVEGTIVLSRERAQRMKLFDKLEDVQEGDKTISGRIMRRVKGGYTVDLGGVEAFLPGSHVDLRPVPDMDALVGKDYEFRVLKINRRRSNVIVSRRVLLEEQREHMRKELLETLSEGQVVTGKVKNITEYGVFVDLGGLDGLLHITDMSWRRIRHPKEMVGLGDELELKVLSFDKDNKKVSLGLKQLVPDPWEDITKKYPEGARLKGRVTNLVDYGSFVELEPGVEGLVHISEMSWTRKLRHPSQMVHPGDEVEVVVLGVDPDKKRISLGMKQIKPNPWDLVAEKYPEGTILEGTIKNITEFGLFIGIEDGIDGLIHVSDISWTKKIRHPGEMYKVSDTVQAKVLTVDKENEKFTLGVKQLNEDPWNEVPGKYPVGATVKGIVTNITDFGLFVEVEEGIEGLVHVSEISHKKVKNPAELFKEGVEIEAKVIHVSADERRLGLSIKQLKEEEERKKPREFRTTSGADTGGSTLGDLIKQKLEDANAESSGDEG is encoded by the coding sequence ATGACAAACGCAACTCAAAGCATGGAAAAAACAGTAACCCACGGCGGCGACGCCGACTTTGCCGAGAACATCGATTTCGCCTCGGCCCTGGACAACTACCTGAATGAGGACTTCGGGGCCATCGAAGACGGCAACATCGTCTCCGGCGAAGTGGTCAAGATCGACACCGACCACGTGCTGGTGGACGTCAACTTCAAGTCCGAAGGCCAACTTCCCATTGGGGAGTTCACCGATAGCAACGGCAATGTGACCGTGAAGGTCGGCGACAAGGTAGACGTCTTCGTGGTGCGCAAGGACGAGGTCGAAGGCACCATCGTCCTGTCCCGCGAGCGTGCCCAGCGCATGAAGCTCTTCGACAAGCTCGAGGACGTGCAGGAAGGCGACAAGACCATCAGCGGCCGCATCATGCGTCGGGTCAAGGGCGGTTACACCGTGGACCTTGGCGGCGTGGAGGCTTTCCTGCCCGGTTCGCATGTGGATCTGCGCCCCGTGCCCGACATGGACGCGCTGGTTGGCAAGGACTACGAGTTCCGTGTCCTGAAGATCAACCGTCGCCGCTCCAACGTCATCGTCTCCCGCCGCGTGCTCCTTGAGGAGCAGCGCGAGCATATGCGCAAGGAGCTGCTGGAGACGTTGTCCGAGGGTCAGGTTGTCACGGGCAAGGTCAAGAACATCACCGAGTACGGCGTGTTCGTCGACCTCGGCGGACTGGACGGTCTGCTGCACATCACGGACATGTCCTGGCGGCGCATTCGCCATCCCAAGGAAATGGTCGGCCTGGGCGACGAGCTGGAGCTCAAGGTCCTGTCCTTCGACAAGGACAACAAGAAGGTCTCCCTGGGCCTCAAGCAGCTCGTGCCCGATCCCTGGGAAGACATCACCAAGAAGTATCCCGAGGGCGCCAGGCTCAAGGGCCGCGTGACCAATCTCGTGGACTACGGCTCCTTCGTGGAGTTGGAGCCCGGCGTTGAAGGTCTGGTACACATCTCCGAGATGTCCTGGACGCGCAAGCTGCGCCATCCTTCCCAGATGGTCCATCCCGGCGATGAGGTCGAGGTGGTCGTGCTGGGCGTGGACCCGGACAAGAAGCGCATCAGCCTCGGCATGAAGCAGATCAAGCCCAACCCGTGGGATCTGGTGGCCGAGAAGTACCCCGAGGGCACCATCCTCGAGGGCACCATCAAGAACATCACCGAGTTCGGCCTGTTCATCGGCATCGAGGATGGCATCGACGGCCTGATCCACGTCTCGGACATCTCCTGGACCAAGAAGATCCGCCATCCCGGCGAGATGTACAAGGTCAGCGACACGGTGCAGGCCAAGGTGCTGACCGTGGACAAGGAGAACGAGAAGTTCACCCTGGGCGTCAAGCAGCTCAACGAAGATCCCTGGAACGAAGTCCCCGGCAAGTATCCTGTCGGCGCCACGGTCAAGGGCATCGTGACCAACATCACCGACTTCGGCCTGTTCGTCGAGGTCGAGGAAGGCATCGAGGGCTTGGTGCACGTTTCCGAGATCAGCCATAAGAAGGTCAAGAATCCGGCCGAGCTGTTCAAGGAAGGCGTGGAGATCGAAGCCAAGGTCATCCACGTGAGCGCTGACGAGCGTCGGCTTGGCCTGTCCATCAAGCAGCTCAAGGAAGAAGAGGAACGCAAGAAGCCACGCGAATTCCGCACCACAAGCGGCGCGGATACCGGCGGCAGCACCCTGGGCGACCTGATCAAGCAGAAGCTCGAGGACGCCAATGCCGAATCCAGCGGCGACGAAGGCTAG
- the rodA gene encoding rod shape-determining protein RodA has product MSPVDRRMLLYINWGLVGLTLILFGLGLLNLYSASGFRLEQGMEVNTFYQKQLIWGAMGFFAMLLFMIFDYRHLKITAWPLFWVTLILLICVMFFGKVVYGARRWLDLGFFNLQPSELAKISTLIIGARLLSRESGLLSWSRLFQVLLVGLLPAGLIILQPDLGSGLNVLLLLGGIILYRGLKPLILKVAAVVVPAMLPLGWFCLHPYQKQRILTFLDPTNDPLGSGYHIIQSTIAIGSGQIWGKGFLGGTQSQLRFLPEKHTDFAVAVFGEEWGFIGSMLLLALFCMFLYQVCVTARDAKDRFGSFLAAGVFFYFFWQILINMGMVLGLMPVVGIPLPFISYGGSATIVNFSLIGLVLNVSMRRFMFKQS; this is encoded by the coding sequence GTGTCTCCCGTTGATCGCCGGATGCTTCTGTATATAAACTGGGGGTTGGTTGGCCTTACGCTCATCCTCTTCGGCCTTGGCTTGCTCAATCTCTATTCCGCGAGCGGCTTTCGGCTGGAACAGGGCATGGAGGTCAACACCTTCTACCAGAAGCAGCTGATATGGGGAGCAATGGGCTTCTTCGCCATGCTTCTGTTCATGATCTTCGATTACCGGCACCTGAAGATCACGGCTTGGCCCCTGTTCTGGGTCACGCTTATACTGCTCATTTGCGTTATGTTCTTCGGCAAGGTGGTGTACGGCGCACGGCGCTGGCTCGACCTGGGTTTCTTCAACCTGCAGCCGAGCGAACTGGCCAAGATCAGCACTCTCATTATCGGAGCCAGATTGCTTTCCCGTGAGTCCGGCCTTCTCTCATGGAGCAGGCTCTTCCAGGTCCTCTTGGTGGGCCTGCTGCCGGCGGGGCTCATTATCCTTCAACCTGACCTGGGTTCCGGCCTCAACGTTCTGCTGCTCCTGGGTGGGATTATCCTGTACCGCGGGCTGAAGCCTCTCATCCTCAAAGTCGCCGCGGTTGTGGTGCCCGCAATGCTGCCTCTAGGATGGTTCTGCCTCCATCCATATCAGAAACAGCGCATTCTGACCTTTCTGGACCCCACGAATGATCCTCTAGGATCGGGCTACCACATCATTCAATCCACTATAGCCATAGGCTCCGGCCAGATCTGGGGTAAAGGCTTTTTGGGCGGCACCCAAAGCCAGCTGCGCTTCCTGCCGGAGAAACATACGGACTTCGCCGTGGCCGTGTTCGGAGAGGAATGGGGTTTCATCGGCAGCATGCTGTTGCTGGCATTATTCTGCATGTTTCTGTACCAGGTTTGCGTTACTGCGCGTGACGCCAAGGACCGTTTTGGCTCCTTTCTGGCAGCCGGGGTGTTCTTCTATTTCTTCTGGCAAATCCTAATCAACATGGGTATGGTTTTGGGGCTCATGCCCGTGGTGGGCATACCCCTACCTTTCATCAGCTACGGCGGTAGCGCGACAATAGTGAACTTCAGCCTCATCGGGCTGGTGCTTAACGTAAGCATGCGGCGGTTCATGTTTAAGCAAAGTTGA
- the sppA gene encoding signal peptide peptidase SppA: MPNPAATKASFSQRHPILFGLMLLAAAMALFGGAMAAFHLLPTGEFAGARLGVVRVEGLIVGSEDLVGWIGELERDDSIKGVLLRIDSPGGVVAPSQEVYAAVLRLAERKPVIASMGAVAASGGYYIAAAAQEIMANPSTLTGSIGVRMELLNIRALAEKVGLSQTLITSGEMKGAGTPFREMSPREREYLTAVVMDMHDQFVSDIAQARGMEREQVAALADGRAFTGRQAHGLGLVDHLGGMEDAMDLLRERCGLTGETPVLEGPIEEKSLLLRVLSAAIIEPASEAVSEMTSAISAPRWVFLF, encoded by the coding sequence ATGCCGAATCCAGCGGCGACGAAGGCTAGTTTTAGCCAGCGCCACCCGATTCTCTTCGGTCTTATGCTCCTAGCGGCGGCCATGGCCCTCTTCGGAGGCGCCATGGCCGCCTTTCATCTTCTCCCGACAGGCGAGTTTGCCGGCGCACGCCTCGGTGTCGTGAGGGTGGAGGGGCTTATCGTCGGGTCCGAGGATCTGGTGGGCTGGATCGGTGAGTTGGAACGCGATGATTCCATAAAAGGCGTATTGCTGCGCATAGACTCGCCTGGCGGCGTGGTGGCTCCGAGCCAGGAGGTTTACGCCGCCGTACTCCGCCTGGCCGAGCGCAAGCCCGTGATAGCCAGCATGGGCGCCGTGGCCGCCAGCGGCGGATATTATATCGCGGCCGCAGCCCAGGAAATCATGGCTAATCCCTCGACACTTACGGGTTCCATCGGTGTGCGCATGGAGCTTCTCAACATTCGGGCCCTGGCCGAAAAGGTCGGCCTGTCCCAAACGCTCATCACAAGTGGCGAGATGAAAGGCGCAGGCACTCCGTTCCGGGAGATGAGCCCGCGCGAACGCGAATACCTCACGGCCGTGGTCATGGACATGCATGACCAGTTCGTGAGTGACATTGCGCAAGCTCGGGGCATGGAGCGCGAGCAGGTGGCCGCCCTGGCCGATGGCCGGGCCTTCACCGGTCGCCAGGCGCATGGGCTTGGCCTGGTCGATCATCTGGGCGGCATGGAAGATGCCATGGACTTGTTGCGCGAGAGGTGCGGCCTTACCGGTGAAACGCCTGTGCTGGAAGGCCCGATCGAAGAAAAGAGCCTGTTGCTCCGTGTCCTCTCCGCCGCCATCATTGAGCCGGCTTCCGAGGCTGTTTCCGAAATGACTTCCGCAATCAGCGCGCCGCGCTGGGTATTCCTCTTTTGA
- a CDS encoding TIGR01212 family radical SAM protein (This family includes YhcC from E. coli K-12, an uncharacterized radical SAM protein.), with the protein MNRIYSLATYLRQRFGRRLRKIPLDAGSGCPNRDGSISRQGCAFCNARGSGTGLATSGLSLSEQWARLASRKTPGQADEAAPPSLIAYLQSFSNTYGPAARLANLLKEISVLPGLAAISVGTRPDCLDREKLAILARAGIPETWLDIGLQSSDNSTLARIGRGHNFACFASAVEQAATFGLKVCAHVMAGLPGEGETEFLATVRAVSALPVRGIKFHNLLVLRETALETMWRTGKYSPLTPSRYVSMLCLALAETRPDMVVHRLQADPAPGELVAPDWAGDKSALLTRIREELTNRDLWQGKAVGAQTGIPVWFDHTHGLPSTLQ; encoded by the coding sequence ATGAACAGAATCTATAGCCTTGCCACCTACTTACGGCAGCGCTTCGGTAGGCGCTTGCGCAAGATACCGTTGGACGCTGGCTCCGGCTGCCCGAATCGTGACGGGAGCATATCCCGCCAGGGGTGCGCATTCTGTAATGCGCGCGGCTCGGGCACAGGCTTGGCCACAAGCGGCTTGTCCCTGTCTGAACAGTGGGCCCGGCTTGCCTCACGCAAGACTCCCGGCCAAGCGGATGAGGCAGCCCCACCTTCCCTCATTGCCTACCTGCAGTCCTTCTCCAACACCTACGGACCAGCCGCCCGACTCGCCAATCTCCTGAAAGAGATCAGCGTATTGCCAGGACTTGCGGCCATCAGCGTAGGCACTCGACCGGACTGCCTGGACAGGGAAAAACTGGCCATCCTCGCCAGGGCCGGCATCCCCGAAACGTGGCTGGATATCGGACTGCAGTCATCCGACAACTCAACCCTCGCACGAATCGGCCGTGGCCACAACTTTGCCTGCTTCGCCTCGGCCGTGGAGCAGGCCGCCACTTTCGGACTCAAGGTCTGCGCCCATGTCATGGCCGGGCTGCCAGGCGAGGGTGAAACCGAGTTCCTGGCCACGGTCAGAGCCGTGAGCGCCCTGCCTGTGCGCGGCATCAAGTTCCACAACCTGCTCGTGTTGCGGGAAACGGCCCTGGAGACGATGTGGAGAACCGGTAAGTATTCCCCCCTCACCCCTTCGCGCTACGTGTCCATGCTCTGCCTAGCCCTTGCAGAAACCCGGCCGGACATGGTCGTACACCGCCTCCAGGCCGATCCCGCCCCAGGCGAACTAGTCGCCCCCGACTGGGCGGGCGATAAATCCGCCCTGCTCACGCGCATTCGCGAGGAGCTGACCAATCGAGATCTCTGGCAGGGTAAAGCGGTCGGCGCCCAAACCGGCATTCCGGTCTGGTTCGACCACACCCACGGCTTGCCGTCAACGCTGCAATGA